The proteins below come from a single Ictalurus punctatus breed USDA103 chromosome 24, Coco_2.0, whole genome shotgun sequence genomic window:
- the arpp21 gene encoding cAMP-regulated phosphoprotein 21 isoform X2, with protein sequence MCDVETEEKKVLPESITERGTTPTCCTVETKEKDHHGSHSVEEQKTDAYKGKLKRNHKAKGKLIRSAAVCDDASPTESSSKESKGESSLTADTSECVEEQQEKCNDGNSMKKPSLSKESSLEYTDSTGIDLEEFLITTLKSSPRDRLMLLKLEQDMTDFMTDNYSYKKFPQMSSYHRMLVHRVAAYFGLEHNVDHSGKAVIINKASNSRIPEQRFAEHVQEERTEEKRSILKRDNSQEKEDNQLRMPRLKEQMRSKSFEEREEEYQKARERIFSQDSSCPVHSVYIETRGPEDCCNMYSETQQRRQLFRGTRDGSGRLSGSRQSSFELDCHWNDPRPWSSTDSDSSTWSAKPTHTHSDNNPKLCKPGTRNTLSTMCPNFKGTNSTYNNSIIMKHIFFIVPVTEPAASNSSAYVLVPAESSILPGTILLNPNTGQPYLNPDGTPAVYNPPVSQQPLTNQLNTMQPQAPPPPQTQQQPVMSHSLPQVQYSSMTFLPPQQVLTVSPSQFHTPEQSREDLSSQFSHMTLNQQSLGETSDMSNYYLHGAPPTHSYTQPQQNYAQPYPADSYMSSGMTLAMPTASPTQTCGQQSNQTPMYSYPGQCANTPQQYGPASYNTQTGTGYTALLTSQQQAYSNMVGAQVLPQTQKSIMGSYPSTSSYQMAPPLQSYPSTVLVSRQAGHNLSTGPSAGVSVYCNPLNHSPPPPLSVGITCQSAGCRNTCSRTQNQSWY encoded by the exons ATGTGTGATGTAGAAACTGAAGAGAAAAAGGTACTCCCAGAGTCCATCACGGAGAGGGGGACAACACCTACGTGCTGCACTGTGGAAACGAAGGAGAAGGATCACCATGGCAGCCATTCAGTGGAGGAGCAG AAGACAGACGCATACAAAGGGAAGCTTAAAAGAAATCACAAG GCCAAAGGGAAACTAATCAGGAGTGCAGCTGTGTGTGATGATGCTTCACCCACTGAATCAAGCAGCAAG GAGTCTAAGGGTGAAAGTTCACTGACAGCCGACACTTCAGAGTGTGTAGAAGAGCAGCAGGAGAAATGCAATGATGGCAACAGCATGAAAAAACCAAGCTTATCCaaag AATCAAGTCTGGAGTACACAGACTCAACAGGCATTGATCTGGAAGAGTTTCTGATTACTACTCTAAAGAGCAGCCccag GGACAGATTGATGCTGCTGAAACTGGAGCAAGACATGACTGACTTTATGACAGACAACTA CTCTTATAAGAAGTTTCCTCAGATGTCATCCTATCACAGGATGCTGGTTCACAGAGTTGCGGCATATTTTGGACTAGAACACAATGTGGATCACAGTGGAAAAGCTGTCATTATCAACAAAGCCAGCAACTCCAGGAT ACCAGAGCAGCGGTTTGCTGAACATGTCCAGGAGGAGAGAACCGAAGAAAAAAGGTCAATACTAAAGCGAGACAACAGCCAGGAGAAGGAGGATaatcag CTGAGGATGCCACGGCTGAAGGAGCAAATGAGGAGCAAGTCTTTcgaggagagagaagaagagtaTCAGAAAGCCAGAGAGCGAATCTTCTCTCAGGAT TCATCCTGTCCTGTTCACAGTGTTTACATTGAGACCAG AGGTCCAGAGGACTGCTGTAATATGTACAGTGAGACGCAACAGAGGAGACAGCTCTTTAG GGGTACCAGGGATGGTTCAGGCCGGCTGTCAGGCAGCAGACAGAGCAGTTTTGAGCTGGATTGCCACTGGAATGACCCTCGACCCTGGAGCAGCACTGACTCAGACAGTTCCACCTGGAGCgctaaacccacacacacacactcagacaacAATCCCAAACTCTGCAAGCCAGGTACAAGAAATACTTTATCCACAATGTGCCCCAATTTTAAAGGAACTAATTCAAcatataataatagtattataatgaagcatattttttttattgttccagTGACAGAACCTGCAGCCAGTAATAGTTCTGCCTATGTTCTGGTGCCAGCAGAGTCCTCCATACTTCCTGGGACTATCCTGCTCAACCCAAACACAG GACAGCCATATTTGAATCCTGATGGAACTCCAGCTGTTTACAATCCACCAGTGAGCCAGCAGCCACTGACCAATCAGCTAAACACAATGCAGCCACAGGCCCCGCCCCCTCCCCAGACACAGCAGCAACCAGTGATGAGCCATTCTCTTCCACAG GTTCAGTACTCGTCTATGACGTTCCTTCCTCCACAGCAAGTGTTAACGGTCTCTCCCTCACAGTTCCACACCCCAGAGCAGAGT AGGGAGGACCTTTCATCTCAGTTCAGTCACATGACATTAAACCAACAGTCTTTAGGTGAAACATCAGACATGTCCAACTACTACCTGCATGGAGCTCCGcccacacacagctacacacaaccacaacagAATTATGCCCAGCCCTACCCTGCAGATAGCTATATGAGCTCAGGAATGACCCTGGCTATGCCTACAGCCTCACCCACACAAACCTGTGGCCAACAGAGCAATCAG ACCCCCATGTATagttatcctggtcagtgtgcCAACACACCTCAACAGTACGGACCAGCCAGTTACAACACACAGACGGGTACAG GATACACTGCTCTCTTAACCAGTCAGCAACAAGCTTACTCAAACATGGTGGGAGCTCAGGTATTACCACAAACACAGAAGAGCATCATGGGCTCCTACCCTTCCACATCTTCCTATCAG ATGGCCCCACCGTTGCAGTCCTACCCCTCTACAGTGTTAGTCTCCAGGCAGGCTGGGCACAATCTGAGCACAGGGCCTTCAGCTGGAGTGTCGGTTTACTGCAACCCTCTGAATCAttctccacctccacctctcAGTGTCGGCATCACCTGCCAATCAGCCGGCTGCAGAAATACATGCAGTAGAACCCAGAACCAGTCTTGGTActaa
- the arpp21 gene encoding cAMP-regulated phosphoprotein 21 isoform X4: protein MCDVETEEKKVLPESITERGTTPTCCTVETKEKDHHGSHSVEEQQKTDAYKGKLKRNHKAKGKLIRSAAVCDDASPTESSSKESKGESSLTADTSECVEEQQEKCNDGNSMKKPSLSKESSLEYTDSTGIDLEEFLITTLKSSPRDRLMLLKLEQDMTDFMTDNYSYKKFPQMSSYHRMLVHRVAAYFGLEHNVDHSGKAVIINKASNSRIPEQRFAEHVQEERTEEKRSILKRDNSQEKEDNQLRMPRLKEQMRSKSFEEREEEYQKARERIFSQDSSCPVHSVYIETRGPEDCCNMYSETQQRRQLFRGTRDGSGRLSGSRQSSFELDCHWNDPRPWSSTDSDSSTWSAKPTHTHSDNNPKLCKPGTRNTLSTMCPNFKGTNSTYNNSIIMKHIFFIVPVTEPAASNSSAYVLVPAESSILPGTILLNPNTGQPYLNPDGTPAVYNPPVSQQPLTNQLNTMQPQAPPPPQTQQQPVMSHSLPQVQYSSMTFLPPQQVLTVSPSQFHTPEQSREDLSSQFSHMTLNQQSLGETSDMSNYYLHGAPPTHSYTQPQQNYAQPYPADSYMSSGMTLAMPTASPTQTCGQQSNQTPMYSYPGQCANTPQQYGPASYNTQTGTDGPTVAVLPLYSVSLQAGWAQSEHRAFSWSVGLLQPSESFSTSTSQCRHHLPISRLQKYMQ, encoded by the exons ATGTGTGATGTAGAAACTGAAGAGAAAAAGGTACTCCCAGAGTCCATCACGGAGAGGGGGACAACACCTACGTGCTGCACTGTGGAAACGAAGGAGAAGGATCACCATGGCAGCCATTCAGTGGAGGAGCAG CAGAAGACAGACGCATACAAAGGGAAGCTTAAAAGAAATCACAAG GCCAAAGGGAAACTAATCAGGAGTGCAGCTGTGTGTGATGATGCTTCACCCACTGAATCAAGCAGCAAG GAGTCTAAGGGTGAAAGTTCACTGACAGCCGACACTTCAGAGTGTGTAGAAGAGCAGCAGGAGAAATGCAATGATGGCAACAGCATGAAAAAACCAAGCTTATCCaaag AATCAAGTCTGGAGTACACAGACTCAACAGGCATTGATCTGGAAGAGTTTCTGATTACTACTCTAAAGAGCAGCCccag GGACAGATTGATGCTGCTGAAACTGGAGCAAGACATGACTGACTTTATGACAGACAACTA CTCTTATAAGAAGTTTCCTCAGATGTCATCCTATCACAGGATGCTGGTTCACAGAGTTGCGGCATATTTTGGACTAGAACACAATGTGGATCACAGTGGAAAAGCTGTCATTATCAACAAAGCCAGCAACTCCAGGAT ACCAGAGCAGCGGTTTGCTGAACATGTCCAGGAGGAGAGAACCGAAGAAAAAAGGTCAATACTAAAGCGAGACAACAGCCAGGAGAAGGAGGATaatcag CTGAGGATGCCACGGCTGAAGGAGCAAATGAGGAGCAAGTCTTTcgaggagagagaagaagagtaTCAGAAAGCCAGAGAGCGAATCTTCTCTCAGGAT TCATCCTGTCCTGTTCACAGTGTTTACATTGAGACCAG AGGTCCAGAGGACTGCTGTAATATGTACAGTGAGACGCAACAGAGGAGACAGCTCTTTAG GGGTACCAGGGATGGTTCAGGCCGGCTGTCAGGCAGCAGACAGAGCAGTTTTGAGCTGGATTGCCACTGGAATGACCCTCGACCCTGGAGCAGCACTGACTCAGACAGTTCCACCTGGAGCgctaaacccacacacacacactcagacaacAATCCCAAACTCTGCAAGCCAGGTACAAGAAATACTTTATCCACAATGTGCCCCAATTTTAAAGGAACTAATTCAAcatataataatagtattataatgaagcatattttttttattgttccagTGACAGAACCTGCAGCCAGTAATAGTTCTGCCTATGTTCTGGTGCCAGCAGAGTCCTCCATACTTCCTGGGACTATCCTGCTCAACCCAAACACAG GACAGCCATATTTGAATCCTGATGGAACTCCAGCTGTTTACAATCCACCAGTGAGCCAGCAGCCACTGACCAATCAGCTAAACACAATGCAGCCACAGGCCCCGCCCCCTCCCCAGACACAGCAGCAACCAGTGATGAGCCATTCTCTTCCACAG GTTCAGTACTCGTCTATGACGTTCCTTCCTCCACAGCAAGTGTTAACGGTCTCTCCCTCACAGTTCCACACCCCAGAGCAGAGT AGGGAGGACCTTTCATCTCAGTTCAGTCACATGACATTAAACCAACAGTCTTTAGGTGAAACATCAGACATGTCCAACTACTACCTGCATGGAGCTCCGcccacacacagctacacacaaccacaacagAATTATGCCCAGCCCTACCCTGCAGATAGCTATATGAGCTCAGGAATGACCCTGGCTATGCCTACAGCCTCACCCACACAAACCTGTGGCCAACAGAGCAATCAG ACCCCCATGTATagttatcctggtcagtgtgcCAACACACCTCAACAGTACGGACCAGCCAGTTACAACACACAGACGGGTACAG ATGGCCCCACCGTTGCAGTCCTACCCCTCTACAGTGTTAGTCTCCAGGCAGGCTGGGCACAATCTGAGCACAGGGCCTTCAGCTGGAGTGTCGGTTTACTGCAACCCTCTGAATCAttctccacctccacctctcAGTGTCGGCATCACCTGCCAATCAGCCGGCTGCAGAAATACATGCAGTAG
- the arpp21 gene encoding cAMP-regulated phosphoprotein 21 isoform X3 gives MCDVETEEKKVLPESITERGTTPTCCTVETKEKDHHGSHSVEEQQKTDAYKGKLKRNHKAKGKLIRSAAVCDDASPTESSSKESKGESSLTADTSECVEEQQEKCNDGNSMKKPSLSKESSLEYTDSTGIDLEEFLITTLKSSPRDRLMLLKLEQDMTDFMTDNYSYKKFPQMSSYHRMLVHRVAAYFGLEHNVDHSGKAVIINKASNSRIPEQRFAEHVQEERTEEKRSILKRDNSQEKEDNQLRMPRLKEQMRSKSFEEREEEYQKARERIFSQDSSCPVHSVYIETRGPEDCCNMYSETQQRRQLFRGTRDGSGRLSGSRQSSFELDCHWNDPRPWSSTDSDSSTWSAKPTHTHSDNNPKLCKPVTEPAASNSSAYVLVPAESSILPGTILLNPNTGQPYLNPDGTPAVYNPPVSQQPLTNQLNTMQPQAPPPPQTQQQPVMSHSLPQVQYSSMTFLPPQQVLTVSPSQFHTPEQSREDLSSQFSHMTLNQQSLGETSDMSNYYLHGAPPTHSYTQPQQNYAQPYPADSYMSSGMTLAMPTASPTQTCGQQSNQTPMYSYPGQCANTPQQYGPASYNTQTGTGYTALLTSQQQAYSNMVGAQVLPQTQKSIMGSYPSTSSYQMAPPLQSYPSTVLVSRQAGHNLSTGPSAGVSVYCNPLNHSPPPPLSVGITCQSAGCRNTCSRTQNQSWY, from the exons ATGTGTGATGTAGAAACTGAAGAGAAAAAGGTACTCCCAGAGTCCATCACGGAGAGGGGGACAACACCTACGTGCTGCACTGTGGAAACGAAGGAGAAGGATCACCATGGCAGCCATTCAGTGGAGGAGCAG CAGAAGACAGACGCATACAAAGGGAAGCTTAAAAGAAATCACAAG GCCAAAGGGAAACTAATCAGGAGTGCAGCTGTGTGTGATGATGCTTCACCCACTGAATCAAGCAGCAAG GAGTCTAAGGGTGAAAGTTCACTGACAGCCGACACTTCAGAGTGTGTAGAAGAGCAGCAGGAGAAATGCAATGATGGCAACAGCATGAAAAAACCAAGCTTATCCaaag AATCAAGTCTGGAGTACACAGACTCAACAGGCATTGATCTGGAAGAGTTTCTGATTACTACTCTAAAGAGCAGCCccag GGACAGATTGATGCTGCTGAAACTGGAGCAAGACATGACTGACTTTATGACAGACAACTA CTCTTATAAGAAGTTTCCTCAGATGTCATCCTATCACAGGATGCTGGTTCACAGAGTTGCGGCATATTTTGGACTAGAACACAATGTGGATCACAGTGGAAAAGCTGTCATTATCAACAAAGCCAGCAACTCCAGGAT ACCAGAGCAGCGGTTTGCTGAACATGTCCAGGAGGAGAGAACCGAAGAAAAAAGGTCAATACTAAAGCGAGACAACAGCCAGGAGAAGGAGGATaatcag CTGAGGATGCCACGGCTGAAGGAGCAAATGAGGAGCAAGTCTTTcgaggagagagaagaagagtaTCAGAAAGCCAGAGAGCGAATCTTCTCTCAGGAT TCATCCTGTCCTGTTCACAGTGTTTACATTGAGACCAG AGGTCCAGAGGACTGCTGTAATATGTACAGTGAGACGCAACAGAGGAGACAGCTCTTTAG GGGTACCAGGGATGGTTCAGGCCGGCTGTCAGGCAGCAGACAGAGCAGTTTTGAGCTGGATTGCCACTGGAATGACCCTCGACCCTGGAGCAGCACTGACTCAGACAGTTCCACCTGGAGCgctaaacccacacacacacactcagacaacAATCCCAAACTCTGCAAGCCAG TGACAGAACCTGCAGCCAGTAATAGTTCTGCCTATGTTCTGGTGCCAGCAGAGTCCTCCATACTTCCTGGGACTATCCTGCTCAACCCAAACACAG GACAGCCATATTTGAATCCTGATGGAACTCCAGCTGTTTACAATCCACCAGTGAGCCAGCAGCCACTGACCAATCAGCTAAACACAATGCAGCCACAGGCCCCGCCCCCTCCCCAGACACAGCAGCAACCAGTGATGAGCCATTCTCTTCCACAG GTTCAGTACTCGTCTATGACGTTCCTTCCTCCACAGCAAGTGTTAACGGTCTCTCCCTCACAGTTCCACACCCCAGAGCAGAGT AGGGAGGACCTTTCATCTCAGTTCAGTCACATGACATTAAACCAACAGTCTTTAGGTGAAACATCAGACATGTCCAACTACTACCTGCATGGAGCTCCGcccacacacagctacacacaaccacaacagAATTATGCCCAGCCCTACCCTGCAGATAGCTATATGAGCTCAGGAATGACCCTGGCTATGCCTACAGCCTCACCCACACAAACCTGTGGCCAACAGAGCAATCAG ACCCCCATGTATagttatcctggtcagtgtgcCAACACACCTCAACAGTACGGACCAGCCAGTTACAACACACAGACGGGTACAG GATACACTGCTCTCTTAACCAGTCAGCAACAAGCTTACTCAAACATGGTGGGAGCTCAGGTATTACCACAAACACAGAAGAGCATCATGGGCTCCTACCCTTCCACATCTTCCTATCAG ATGGCCCCACCGTTGCAGTCCTACCCCTCTACAGTGTTAGTCTCCAGGCAGGCTGGGCACAATCTGAGCACAGGGCCTTCAGCTGGAGTGTCGGTTTACTGCAACCCTCTGAATCAttctccacctccacctctcAGTGTCGGCATCACCTGCCAATCAGCCGGCTGCAGAAATACATGCAGTAGAACCCAGAACCAGTCTTGGTActaa
- the arpp21 gene encoding cAMP-regulated phosphoprotein 21 isoform X1, giving the protein MCDVETEEKKVLPESITERGTTPTCCTVETKEKDHHGSHSVEEQQKTDAYKGKLKRNHKAKGKLIRSAAVCDDASPTESSSKESKGESSLTADTSECVEEQQEKCNDGNSMKKPSLSKESSLEYTDSTGIDLEEFLITTLKSSPRDRLMLLKLEQDMTDFMTDNYSYKKFPQMSSYHRMLVHRVAAYFGLEHNVDHSGKAVIINKASNSRIPEQRFAEHVQEERTEEKRSILKRDNSQEKEDNQLRMPRLKEQMRSKSFEEREEEYQKARERIFSQDSSCPVHSVYIETRGPEDCCNMYSETQQRRQLFRGTRDGSGRLSGSRQSSFELDCHWNDPRPWSSTDSDSSTWSAKPTHTHSDNNPKLCKPGTRNTLSTMCPNFKGTNSTYNNSIIMKHIFFIVPVTEPAASNSSAYVLVPAESSILPGTILLNPNTGQPYLNPDGTPAVYNPPVSQQPLTNQLNTMQPQAPPPPQTQQQPVMSHSLPQVQYSSMTFLPPQQVLTVSPSQFHTPEQSREDLSSQFSHMTLNQQSLGETSDMSNYYLHGAPPTHSYTQPQQNYAQPYPADSYMSSGMTLAMPTASPTQTCGQQSNQTPMYSYPGQCANTPQQYGPASYNTQTGTGYTALLTSQQQAYSNMVGAQVLPQTQKSIMGSYPSTSSYQMAPPLQSYPSTVLVSRQAGHNLSTGPSAGVSVYCNPLNHSPPPPLSVGITCQSAGCRNTCSRTQNQSWY; this is encoded by the exons ATGTGTGATGTAGAAACTGAAGAGAAAAAGGTACTCCCAGAGTCCATCACGGAGAGGGGGACAACACCTACGTGCTGCACTGTGGAAACGAAGGAGAAGGATCACCATGGCAGCCATTCAGTGGAGGAGCAG CAGAAGACAGACGCATACAAAGGGAAGCTTAAAAGAAATCACAAG GCCAAAGGGAAACTAATCAGGAGTGCAGCTGTGTGTGATGATGCTTCACCCACTGAATCAAGCAGCAAG GAGTCTAAGGGTGAAAGTTCACTGACAGCCGACACTTCAGAGTGTGTAGAAGAGCAGCAGGAGAAATGCAATGATGGCAACAGCATGAAAAAACCAAGCTTATCCaaag AATCAAGTCTGGAGTACACAGACTCAACAGGCATTGATCTGGAAGAGTTTCTGATTACTACTCTAAAGAGCAGCCccag GGACAGATTGATGCTGCTGAAACTGGAGCAAGACATGACTGACTTTATGACAGACAACTA CTCTTATAAGAAGTTTCCTCAGATGTCATCCTATCACAGGATGCTGGTTCACAGAGTTGCGGCATATTTTGGACTAGAACACAATGTGGATCACAGTGGAAAAGCTGTCATTATCAACAAAGCCAGCAACTCCAGGAT ACCAGAGCAGCGGTTTGCTGAACATGTCCAGGAGGAGAGAACCGAAGAAAAAAGGTCAATACTAAAGCGAGACAACAGCCAGGAGAAGGAGGATaatcag CTGAGGATGCCACGGCTGAAGGAGCAAATGAGGAGCAAGTCTTTcgaggagagagaagaagagtaTCAGAAAGCCAGAGAGCGAATCTTCTCTCAGGAT TCATCCTGTCCTGTTCACAGTGTTTACATTGAGACCAG AGGTCCAGAGGACTGCTGTAATATGTACAGTGAGACGCAACAGAGGAGACAGCTCTTTAG GGGTACCAGGGATGGTTCAGGCCGGCTGTCAGGCAGCAGACAGAGCAGTTTTGAGCTGGATTGCCACTGGAATGACCCTCGACCCTGGAGCAGCACTGACTCAGACAGTTCCACCTGGAGCgctaaacccacacacacacactcagacaacAATCCCAAACTCTGCAAGCCAGGTACAAGAAATACTTTATCCACAATGTGCCCCAATTTTAAAGGAACTAATTCAAcatataataatagtattataatgaagcatattttttttattgttccagTGACAGAACCTGCAGCCAGTAATAGTTCTGCCTATGTTCTGGTGCCAGCAGAGTCCTCCATACTTCCTGGGACTATCCTGCTCAACCCAAACACAG GACAGCCATATTTGAATCCTGATGGAACTCCAGCTGTTTACAATCCACCAGTGAGCCAGCAGCCACTGACCAATCAGCTAAACACAATGCAGCCACAGGCCCCGCCCCCTCCCCAGACACAGCAGCAACCAGTGATGAGCCATTCTCTTCCACAG GTTCAGTACTCGTCTATGACGTTCCTTCCTCCACAGCAAGTGTTAACGGTCTCTCCCTCACAGTTCCACACCCCAGAGCAGAGT AGGGAGGACCTTTCATCTCAGTTCAGTCACATGACATTAAACCAACAGTCTTTAGGTGAAACATCAGACATGTCCAACTACTACCTGCATGGAGCTCCGcccacacacagctacacacaaccacaacagAATTATGCCCAGCCCTACCCTGCAGATAGCTATATGAGCTCAGGAATGACCCTGGCTATGCCTACAGCCTCACCCACACAAACCTGTGGCCAACAGAGCAATCAG ACCCCCATGTATagttatcctggtcagtgtgcCAACACACCTCAACAGTACGGACCAGCCAGTTACAACACACAGACGGGTACAG GATACACTGCTCTCTTAACCAGTCAGCAACAAGCTTACTCAAACATGGTGGGAGCTCAGGTATTACCACAAACACAGAAGAGCATCATGGGCTCCTACCCTTCCACATCTTCCTATCAG ATGGCCCCACCGTTGCAGTCCTACCCCTCTACAGTGTTAGTCTCCAGGCAGGCTGGGCACAATCTGAGCACAGGGCCTTCAGCTGGAGTGTCGGTTTACTGCAACCCTCTGAATCAttctccacctccacctctcAGTGTCGGCATCACCTGCCAATCAGCCGGCTGCAGAAATACATGCAGTAGAACCCAGAACCAGTCTTGGTActaa